The following coding sequences are from one Nicotiana tabacum cultivar K326 chromosome 1, ASM71507v2, whole genome shotgun sequence window:
- the LOC107763692 gene encoding uncharacterized protein LOC107763692 translates to MEKSYCYCLNLQLQLTLHCLIDATDERMQQKMEEMEERMEQRMLEKFNAQKDAMEQEITVNVVARLQRLNPDLQLDPNMLMFSARASGEVFSTQQAAIQLINRPTACSYNQGGVDQEMEDGGNEDLEGQ, encoded by the exons ATGGAAAAAAGTTATTGCTATTGCTTGAATTTGCAACTGCAATTAACACTACACTG TTTAATCGATGCTACTGATGAGAGGATGCaacaaaaaatggaagaaatggaagAGAGGATGGAACAAAGAATGCTGGAAAAATTCAATGCACAAAAGGATGCTATGGAACAAGAAATTACAGTGAACGTCGTCGCACGTCTTCAACGTCTCAACCCCGATTTGCAACTTGATCCTAACATGCTAATGTTCAGTGCTCGTGCATCTGGAGAAGTTTTCTCTACACAACAAGCTGCTATTCAACTAATCAATCGTCCAACTGCTTGCAGTTACAATCAAG GTGGTGTAGATCAAGAAATGGAAGATGGAGGCAATGAAGATCTTGAAGGGCAATGA